The DNA region CGCCTCTTCGCGGATGCGCTGGATCATCGAGCGCAAACCATTGGCGCGCTGCGCCGTGAGGTGTTCCAGCAGACCGATCTGCTTGAACAGGTCGAGCGCATCGAAGGCGACGACCTCCGAGGCCTTTTTGCCCGAATAGGCTTCGAGCACGATGGCCACCAGCCCGCGCACGATGAAGGCGTCGCTGTCGCCGCGAAAGGTCATCACCGGATCGGCGCCGTCACCGGCCGAGACCGACAGCCACACCTGACTGGCACAGCCCTGCACCTTGTTCTCCGCCGTCTTCTCGGAATCGGGAAGATCGGGCAGCGCCTTGCCGAGCTCGATGACATAGCGCATCCGGTCCTCCCAGTCGTCGAGAAAGCCGAAGTCGTCGATCATCGCTGCAAGTGTGGTCATTCGCGCACCCGTTTGTTCCGTCCGCCCCATATAGGCCAGCACCGCGCGTAAATGAACCGTCTGGGTGAGGAAACGTGATGAACTAAGGCGCGACCGATCAAAAATCGGCGAAACTCTGCAGAGCGTTCTCAATCGCCTCTGGTGAGGCGCCGATCTCGGACATTCCCGCACTGATCGATTGTGAATTCCCCCACCGTCGGCTCAACTCCACCAAATTCGGCGCAGTTCACTGACCACTTCGTCCCCATCTGGATACCATAGAAACTTGCAGGAGACTGGGCATAGATGTCGCACGCTACGGACTGGCGAGCTTTGTTGTCAGAGGTGTAGTCTAGAAACCACGCCTCGCCAGCGACTTCGGCCGACTGAGCGTCGAGCTTCTTGAAGCACCCGAAAAACTGCACGAAGCCGCTCACGGGCGCCGCGAGTATGATGAGCGTGATGACGATGATCGCTCTTTTCAGCACAAGCCGGTCCTCCTCAGACTCTGTTGAGGTCTCCCGATCCTCGCATAAGCGATCCATTGAAGGATAGACGCGGCAACTCGAAAGAGAAGCTCCGGCCTCTGACCGCCCGAGCCAAAGAAAAAAGGCCGCGAGACATAATCTCGCGGCCCGGCAAATGCCGATAGTTTTCAGTTCAGGGACAGGCAGACAGGCATCCCGGCCCGATGTCGGGAAAGGGATGCAAGGGGGAGGGGCGGCAGGCGCCCCGCAATTCTTGGTATCGAAGGCCGGGTCGTCTCTTCGGCGGTGTCCGGCCTGGTCGTCGACGGCTCAAGGCTTCGGCGGCGTATAGGGCTTCGGCAGGTTCTTCGGCCGCGCGTCTGGAACAACCGTTCCGGTCACGATCGCCGCCCCCACCGCGTCCTCCGTCTCGGCAACCGCAAGCGTGGGTGCTTCGACGGCAGGCTTGACGATCTCGACCTTGCCCTTCTTCGGAAGGGGCATATCCTCGGCCAGCTTGGCCGAACCATCATCGCTGAACTGCTTGTCGAGCAGCTGATAGGCGACAAGCGCCCCTTCGCGGGCCCGCTGGCCGAGTGCCTGGAAGGTCTGCTTGCCCTTTTCGCAGACATCCGGCTTCTCGACGCAGATCGAGGAGACATAGGCATAGGCATCGGTCGCCGCCGAAAACGCGTCCCCGATCTGGAGCGTCGCGCCGCCCTGGCCTTCTTCCCGGGGCGGACTGCCGAGATAGGACAGCGCCACGAGCGCCACCGAACAATAGAAAGTTCCCTTGATCAGAAACCACATGGTGTCACCGATATCCCTGTTGCCGGTCGTTGCCGGACTTTCGTCGGGTTGTCCCGAACTCATGGGCTGGACCCTAGCCGCCGATTCGCCAAAATCGCTTTTCGAAAACCCCGCGCTTTCGAGGCGAATTTGATTAAAATGCGCTCGATCGCCGGTTGTTCGGCCTCTCCCGTCAAAGTTTATCGGCCGTCGTTAAGCATAAGTGTGGCAGGCGCCCGACAATCCACCGTTTCTTGGCGGTAAGCGCTGCCCCAAGCGTTAACGCGGTCGCGAAAAGTTGAACGAAATCAGCGCTTACGCTCCGTTAACCATAGAATGGAAAGGCTTCGGTCCCTGTCCCGTTTCGGGTCGGATCGGCCCGTTCGGCGGCTTTCTGAGCCCCAGCCTTATCTATTCCTTAAGCGCGCGGCGCCTATTGTCCGGCAGTGAAATGAGATGAACCCATCGCGGATTTCTGGCGTGGTCGTATTGCGTAAAATGTCGGATGCTTGGACGATGGCGATGGACGCGCTCCTGCTGCGCGTGCTTGCGCGCCATTTCGGAACGCGCGCTGCCGACGCTGCCGAACTCCGCCTCCTGCGTCGTCTGACGGCAGGCTTCGCCGCAGCACTCGTGCTCTTCCCCGCCGGTCTCACCCTGATCCTCGGCGCCGCCGCCGGCCTGCCCATCGGCGTATCGCTCGCCTTCAGCCTCTATCTCATCTGCGCCGTCGCACTGGTTGCCGGCACGCGCTTCGGGGCCGGTCGTGCGGCAGATGCGCGCGAGCCGGATGCCGAACCCATGATCGACCCCTGGGACTATTGCCCCGGCCTCTTCCTGACGCTTGATACCGCCGGTGTCGTGCGCGCCTCCGGTGGCCGTGACCGGGATCTCTTCCTGTCCTTCCTGCGCGAGCCGCTCGCCCGGCCCTTCGTCGAGCAGGTCCATGTCTCCGACCGTCTGGCCTTTGCCCGCGCGCTGGACGACCTGCGCCTGGGTGCCGATATCGTCGTCATCGATCTGCGCCTCGACCGTCCTGTGCTCGGCCTTGACCAGGCTCAGTTCCTCAACGTCCGCCTCGACATGACCGCCGTGCGGGGCCCCGATGGCCAGCTCTCCGCCGTGCGCGCCCAGATGCTCGACATCGAAGGCGAGATGCAGATGCGCGATGCCGTGCGCGCCAAGGAACACGAAGCCCATGCCGCCCACGAGCTGAAAAGCCGCTTCCTTGCCGCCGTCAGCCACGAGATGCGCACGCCGCTCAACGCCATCCTCGGCTTTTCCGACATCCTCGCCGGCGAATATTTCGGCAAGCTCGAAAACGACCGCCAGCGCGAATATGTCCAGCTGATCCGCCAGTCCGGCGCCCATCTGCTCTCGGTGGTCAACACCATGCTCGACATGTCGAAGATCGAGGCCGGCCGCTACGAACTGATGCTGGAGAGCTTCGACGTCGCCGAAACCTTGACCGAATGCGAGCGCATGCTCTCGCTGCAGGCGACTGCCAAGGGCGTCAAGCTTACCAGCCGCCTGCCGCGCGGTCTGGGCGACATCACCGCCGACAGCCGGGCGCTTCGCCAGATCGTCATCAACCTGATCGGCAATGCCATCAAGTTCACGCCCGCCGGTGGCGCCGTCACCCTCGATGCCATGCGCCGCGGATCCGACTTCGTCGTCTCGATCAGCGACACCGGCGTCGGCATTGCCCCTGAAAAGATGGCGCTGCTCGGACGCCCGTTTACCCAGATCCAGGACGACCTCAATCGCAATCACGAAGGCTCTGGCCTGGGGCTATCGCTCGTCAAGGGCTTGACTGCGCTGCATGGCGGCACCTTTATGATCGAGAGCCGCAAGGGCGAGGGAACGGTCGTCACCGTCACCCTGCCGGCCGATGGTTCCGGCACAGTCGTTGCCGACGACAACAACATGGTCGAATTCCCGCCGCGCCTGTCGCAGCCGGTCTCGACGGACGAGGAAAGCGGGAAAGCAGCGACGCATGACAAAGCGGAAGCGAAAATCGCCTGAGAAGAAAAAGCCGGCGCGTCACGCGCTGTCGCTGCTTCTCATGGGCGGCAGCGCGCTTGCGCGGCTCGCCGGGCGCTATCCGCGCTCGGTGGCCGGCGTCACGCTGTTTTCGCTCGTCTTCGGCACGGTCGCGGCCAATGCGCTCTGGTACCAGCCCGGCCAGCACCCGTCGCCCTTCCTGCGCACCCGCGACGCCTCCGATTTCACCGCCCTTGCCGGCATGCCGAAGAGCACGCTGCTGAAGGACCATGATCCGTCCACCGTCACCACCTTCAAGATCGAGCGGGAAGGGGAGGCTTCGACCGACGAGGCTGCAGCCGTCGCGCCCGAGGGTGGCGCCACCGGTGCCGAGACGAAAGCCGCTCCCGCGTCGCTGCCCGCCGCCGCCAGCGAAACCGCCGATATCATTCGCCAGGTCCAGGCCGAACTCCTGCGCCGTGGCCTCTATCAGGGCGAACCCGACGGCGTCGTAGGCCCGCGCACCGAAACCGCCATCGCCGTCTTCCAGAAGACCGTCGGCCTGGAAGCGAACGGGCTCGTCAGTCCCGAACTGATCGCAGCTCTGGCGCTCGACCGCAACGTCACGGCGGCCGTTCCCGCCCAGCGTCCGGCGCCGGAAATCGCGAGCCCCGGGGAAGATCCGGTCGCCGCAGCCATCCGCTCGGCCGAAACCCGTGTCGTGACCGCACCGCGCCGCCCGGTCACGTCTCCGGGCACGGTTGCCGAACCCGCCAGACGTCCGGCAACCGCTCTGGTGCCGCCTCAGGATGTGAAGCCCGCCGCCGACCAACCGCCCCCGATCCAGCAGGCAAGCTTCGACCCCGGCCTCGTCATGGAAATCCAGCGCGGCCTGTCGAACATGGCCTACAAGGACGTCACCATCGATGGCGTGCCCGGCGAACAGACCCGCGCCGCCATCCGCCGCTTCGAGCGCCACTACCAGCTGCCGGAAACCGGCGAACCGAGTGCCGCCGTCCTCAAGAAGTTGAAGTCTATCGGCGCGCTCTGAGCCCGTTTCCTGCGTCTTTCGTCTAAGTGAAATTTAGGGGGCCCTGAAGCAAGAACTCGTTAAGCATAGGGTCCGCATACTTCGCCGATTGGAGGAGGAGCTGGCCATGCATGCTGCGATGAATGCTGCAACACCGATGACCGTTGATCCGAACCCGCCAGCCGGGCAAGGAACGGCCTCCTCTGCGCCGCAAACCGTGTCAGACGTTGCACCCGAACCCGCGTCGCATCCGGATGCCGCAGCCGACGCCGCTCGCCTGCGCGGCATCATTCAGCGACTGGCCAATGAGGCCTCGACGCTCGGCGTCGACCTCGTCGACATCGCCGGCGCCATTCAGGATGTCGCCGGCGTCTCCAAGCGCCACGCCGCCACCTTCGACCAGATCACCCGCACCGCGCTCTCGATCGCCGAGACCAACAGAGATGTCGCGGCCTCGCTGCGCGACACAGATCAGACGGCCGGCGAGGCCCGTCGCATGCTGTCCGACAGCGCAACAAGGCTGACAGGGGCCGTCGGCAAGATCGACCACATGGTCGAGACATCGGAAGTGATCGGAACGGAAATCGGCAGCTTTTCCCACTCGCTGACCGAAGTCGACAAGGTGGCCGAAGAAATCGGCACGATTGCCCGCCAGACCAATCTTTTGGCGCTCAATGCCGCCATCGAGGCAGCCCGTGCCGGCGAGGCCGGCAAGGGCTTTGCCGTGGTTGCGGCCGAAGTCCGGGCGCTGGCACTACAGACCTCCCAGGCGACAGGCGCCATCCAGCAGACGCTGGGCGAACTCCGCCACAAGATCATCCGCCTCACCGAAGCTGGTCGTGGTGCGACGGAAAGCGCCCGCGATGTGCGCCAAACCTCCCAGGCGATGAATGCCTCCTTCGGGGCCATGGAAAGCGTCATCACCCGCATCCTCGACGGGTCCTCCACCATGGCCGGCACCACGGATCGCGTCGACCGCCAGTGCTCGGAATTCGTCGCCACGCTCGACACCATGTCCGGCGAGGTGCGCCAGTCCGACCACCACCTGCAACAGACCGCCGGCCGCGTCGACAAGGTCGTGGCACTCTCCGAAACCCTGATCCAGCTGACCGCCAGCGCCGGCATCGAGACCGCCGACAGCCGCTGGATCGACACGGCCGTTTCGGTCGCCCGTCAGATCTCCGACACGTTCCAGCAGGCGGTCGACAGCGGCCGCATCCGCATGGCCGATCTCTTCGACCGCAACTACCGCCCGATCCCGGGCACCGACCCTGTACAGATGATGACGGCCTTCACCGAGTTTACCGACCAGGTTCTGCCGGCCATCCAGGAGCCGGTCACCCAGCTCTCTGACCGCATCGGCTTCTGCGCAGCCATCGATGAAAACGGCTATCTGCCGACCCACAACAAGAAGTTCGCGCAAGCCCAGCGCCCCGGCGACACCGTGTGGAACACCGCCAACTGCCGCAACCGTCGCATCTTCAACGATCGCGTCGGGCTCGCCGCCGGCCGCTCGCAAGCCCCCTTCCTCGTCCAGACCTACCGCCGCGACATGGGCGGCGGCCAGTTCGTGTTGATGAAGGACATTTCCGCCCCGATCTTCGTCGCCGGGCGCCACTGGGGCGGCCTGCGCCTGGCGGTGAAGGTGTAAGCGGCGAGGGCAGGGGCCGGCCGCGGCAGGACCTCCGAGAGGGCGTGGGCGGCATTTCGCAATCTGCCGTACTTCCGCGAGCGGTGAAGCCTGCGCGTGCCAAAACTTCCCTCATTCCCGAATCAGTGATACCCGTTCGACCTCCTACCCGCGCGGCGCGGCCGCCTTGTCCCGAGGTCCAGCAACCCTTGTTTCGTGTCCCCTTCCTCGTTGCGATCGCGCTCATAACCGCCTTCGGTGGCGCGATCCTGTCGGCCCAGTCGATGCTGACTGCCTCGGTCGGCTTCGGGGCGATCGAGGTCGGCGGCTGGCGGGCCTTCCCGGCGGCCCAGACGGTCGATGCGGACCCCTATGCCAAGGCCCATCGCGCCAAGGCCGGGCGGCTGCTCTACGGTTCGGCCGAGGGGCTGCAGTTCACCGCCACGCGCGATTCCAGGGGCCTTGCGCTGACAGGCACCTGTTCCTACCGCCTCTTCGGCCGGACGCCCGTTGCCCGCTTGTGGACACTCTATGCGGCCGACAGCGCCGGTGTGCCGCTCTCCGCCGGACCCGATCTGCCGATCGCCAAGAATTCCCAGCGCATCCTGCGCCAGCGGGACGGCACCTTCGAGATCGCCATTTCCCGCACCGCCCAGCCCGGCAACTGGCTGGCGCTGCCCGATACCGGTGCCTTCCAGCTGGTGCTGACGCTGCTTGATACGCCGGCTGCCGCCTCGACGGGCTTGTCCGGGCTCGAAATGCCCGTGGTCGAGCAGACGGGATGCGGCCAATGAAAAAGGTCCTTTACGCGCTGGTCACAGGCATTTTAGGCGCGGTACTCCTGCACATCGTCATCATTCTCGGCGTGCCGCATTTTACCGGCCAGGACGCCTACACGCGGGTCACCGAGGAGGGGGCGCCCTTCGTCTTTCACGCCCTCGGCGAGCGTCCCGACAAGACCGGCCTTGCCAGCCTCGACCCCTATCTCAAGGTCGCCGTCTGCCATTTCGACATCACCCGCCAGCCGCTCTCCCTGGTGGCCGCCGGCGACGGCGTCGATTTCTGGTCTGTCGCGGTCTATGATGAAGACGGGAACGAGGTCTATTCGATGAATGACCGCACCTCTGTCGCCGGCGATCTCGACATGCTCGTGGCATCCCCGGTGCAGGTGGCGCAGCTGCGCAAGACGCCGATTGCGGCGCTCGCCGAAACCATTCTGGTCGAACATCGCGGCACCGTCGGCTATGTCGTCTTGAGAGCGCTTGCTGCGCAAAAAAGTGCCGAACCGGAAGCCAAAGCCTTCCTGTCCGACGCCGAATGCCTGCCTTTTACCGGCCGCTGAGGACGTTGGGCTGCTGAAGGCGCCGGCCGAGGGGCCGCCAGCCGGGATCAGTGGATGGGCGTGTCGATCAGGACGCTGCCGAGCCGGATGACCATCTTGCGGTCGAACAGATTCGGACGCGCGAACATCCAGTCGAGCGCTTCGGTCGGCGTCCAGGGCCGCTTGTACGGCCTGACCGAGGTCAGCGCCTCGAAGACGTCGCAGACCGTACTGAGGCGCACCGGCATGGCGAGGTCGTCGCGCTGGAGCCCCAGGGGATATCCCGAGCCGTCCAGCGCCTCGTGATGCAGGCGGCAGATGTCGAGCACGAGCTGAGGCAGGCCGGGATGGCCGCTCAAGAGCTGAAACCCGCCTTCGGGATGGTGGCGGATGATGTCGCGCTCATGCGCCGTCAACTGCCCCGGTTTGGTCAGGATCTCGCTCGGGATCAGGAGCTTGCCGATATCGTGCAGCATGCCCGCGACACCGAGCATGCCCACCGTCTCCTCGTCGATGTCGAGCGCTTGCCCGAGAAGCGTCATGATGCCGCTGACGGCCAGCGAATGTACATAGGTCGTCTCGTCCTTGCTCTTCAGCCGCGTCACCTCGAGCGCTATGACAGCGCTGTCTTTCCACGTCCTCGC from Rhizobium glycinendophyticum includes:
- a CDS encoding DUF5330 domain-containing protein, which translates into the protein MSSGQPDESPATTGNRDIGDTMWFLIKGTFYCSVALVALSYLGSPPREEGQGGATLQIGDAFSAATDAYAYVSSICVEKPDVCEKGKQTFQALGQRAREGALVAYQLLDKQFSDDGSAKLAEDMPLPKKGKVEIVKPAVEAPTLAVAETEDAVGAAIVTGTVVPDARPKNLPKPYTPPKP
- a CDS encoding sensor histidine kinase translates to MDALLLRVLARHFGTRAADAAELRLLRRLTAGFAAALVLFPAGLTLILGAAAGLPIGVSLAFSLYLICAVALVAGTRFGAGRAADAREPDAEPMIDPWDYCPGLFLTLDTAGVVRASGGRDRDLFLSFLREPLARPFVEQVHVSDRLAFARALDDLRLGADIVVIDLRLDRPVLGLDQAQFLNVRLDMTAVRGPDGQLSAVRAQMLDIEGEMQMRDAVRAKEHEAHAAHELKSRFLAAVSHEMRTPLNAILGFSDILAGEYFGKLENDRQREYVQLIRQSGAHLLSVVNTMLDMSKIEAGRYELMLESFDVAETLTECERMLSLQATAKGVKLTSRLPRGLGDITADSRALRQIVINLIGNAIKFTPAGGAVTLDAMRRGSDFVVSISDTGVGIAPEKMALLGRPFTQIQDDLNRNHEGSGLGLSLVKGLTALHGGTFMIESRKGEGTVVTVTLPADGSGTVVADDNNMVEFPPRLSQPVSTDEESGKAATHDKAEAKIA
- a CDS encoding SufE family protein gives rise to the protein MTTLAAMIDDFGFLDDWEDRMRYVIELGKALPDLPDSEKTAENKVQGCASQVWLSVSAGDGADPVMTFRGDSDAFIVRGLVAIVLEAYSGKKASEVVAFDALDLFKQIGLLEHLTAQRANGLRSMIQRIREEAARRMV
- a CDS encoding methyl-accepting chemotaxis protein — translated: MTVDPNPPAGQGTASSAPQTVSDVAPEPASHPDAAADAARLRGIIQRLANEASTLGVDLVDIAGAIQDVAGVSKRHAATFDQITRTALSIAETNRDVAASLRDTDQTAGEARRMLSDSATRLTGAVGKIDHMVETSEVIGTEIGSFSHSLTEVDKVAEEIGTIARQTNLLALNAAIEAARAGEAGKGFAVVAAEVRALALQTSQATGAIQQTLGELRHKIIRLTEAGRGATESARDVRQTSQAMNASFGAMESVITRILDGSSTMAGTTDRVDRQCSEFVATLDTMSGEVRQSDHHLQQTAGRVDKVVALSETLIQLTASAGIETADSRWIDTAVSVARQISDTFQQAVDSGRIRMADLFDRNYRPIPGTDPVQMMTAFTEFTDQVLPAIQEPVTQLSDRIGFCAAIDENGYLPTHNKKFAQAQRPGDTVWNTANCRNRRIFNDRVGLAAGRSQAPFLVQTYRRDMGGGQFVLMKDISAPIFVAGRHWGGLRLAVKV
- a CDS encoding HD-GYP domain-containing protein, with the protein product MLVKLAKDRIRKGMFIESVACPSKEFAKRRFVLTSDRDMAAIARSSASKVLINVALGLDADGRAPSPSIDKRRQPKPSTSGPNAAEIGKVRGEIDQTRQALKTHLTDLVAGGPLDLADLSEVSGRNARTWKDSAVIALEVTRLKSKDETTYVHSLAVSGIMTLLGQALDIDEETVGMLGVAGMLHDIGKLLIPSEILTKPGQLTAHERDIIRHHPEGGFQLLSGHPGLPQLVLDICRLHHEALDGSGYPLGLQRDDLAMPVRLSTVCDVFEALTSVRPYKRPWTPTEALDWMFARPNLFDRKMVIRLGSVLIDTPIH
- a CDS encoding peptidoglycan-binding domain-containing protein produces the protein MTKRKRKSPEKKKPARHALSLLLMGGSALARLAGRYPRSVAGVTLFSLVFGTVAANALWYQPGQHPSPFLRTRDASDFTALAGMPKSTLLKDHDPSTVTTFKIEREGEASTDEAAAVAPEGGATGAETKAAPASLPAAASETADIIRQVQAELLRRGLYQGEPDGVVGPRTETAIAVFQKTVGLEANGLVSPELIAALALDRNVTAAVPAQRPAPEIASPGEDPVAAAIRSAETRVVTAPRRPVTSPGTVAEPARRPATALVPPQDVKPAADQPPPIQQASFDPGLVMEIQRGLSNMAYKDVTIDGVPGEQTRAAIRRFERHYQLPETGEPSAAVLKKLKSIGAL
- a CDS encoding DUF1254 domain-containing protein; this encodes MKKVLYALVTGILGAVLLHIVIILGVPHFTGQDAYTRVTEEGAPFVFHALGERPDKTGLASLDPYLKVAVCHFDITRQPLSLVAAGDGVDFWSVAVYDEDGNEVYSMNDRTSVAGDLDMLVASPVQVAQLRKTPIAALAETILVEHRGTVGYVVLRALAAQKSAEPEAKAFLSDAECLPFTGR
- a CDS encoding DUF1214 domain-containing protein yields the protein MFRVPFLVAIALITAFGGAILSAQSMLTASVGFGAIEVGGWRAFPAAQTVDADPYAKAHRAKAGRLLYGSAEGLQFTATRDSRGLALTGTCSYRLFGRTPVARLWTLYAADSAGVPLSAGPDLPIAKNSQRILRQRDGTFEIAISRTAQPGNWLALPDTGAFQLVLTLLDTPAAASTGLSGLEMPVVEQTGCGQ